The genomic interval GGCGACGTACTCCATGCCCCGACGGCTCCCGCCGGGCGAATAACGGTTTCGAGCGGGAGGCTCAAGTGCCGACCGCGCCCACCCCCGAGCGATGACCGACACGGACGCCGCAGTCGTAGGCGGCGGGGCGACCGGGGTCGCCCTCGCCCGCGACCTCGCCGAGCGCGGGGTCGAGACGACGCTCGTCGAGCGCGACGACCTCGCCGCGGGCGCCAGCGGCGCGATGCACGGCCTGCTCCACTCCGGGGCACGCTACGCCGTCGCGGACCCCGAGTCCGCGCGCGCCTGTATCGCCGAGAACCGCGTCGTGCGCGACGTCGCCCCGGACTGCGTCGCGGACACGGGCGGCCTGTTCGTCTCGCTGCCCGCGGACCCCGACGACTACCTCGACCGGCTCGAAGCCGCCTGCGCCGATTGCGGCATCGAAACCGAACGGCTGACCGGCGCCGAGGCCCGCGAGCGCGAACCGGGACTCTCCCCCGACACCGAGGCCGCGCTCGCCGTCCCCGACGCGACGGTTGACCCGGTTCGGCTGGTCGCGGCGACGGCGCTGGCGGCCGAGCGCGCCGGCGCCGAGATACGCACGGGGACGGCCGTGACGGACGTACTCGTCGAGGACGGCCGCGCGGTCGGCGTCGAACTCGACGGCGGCGAGCGCATCGGGGCCGAGGTCGTCGTCAACGCCGCCGGCGCGTGGGGCGAGCAGGTCGCCGCGCTCGCCGGCGTCCCCCTCGACATGACGCCCTCGCGGGGCGCGATGACCGTCGTCGGCGACGCGCTCGTCTCGGGCGTGGTGAACCGCTGTCGGCCGAAGTCCTCGGGCGACATCGTCGTCCCCTGCGGCGACGCCTGCATCCTCGGGACGACGGACGTCGAGGTCGACGACCCCGACGACTTCGCGGTCGACGACCGGGAGGTGGCGCTGTTGTTCGAGGAGCTGACGCCCGCGGTGCCGGCGCTCGCCGACGCCGCGGTCGACCACACCTACTGGGGCGTGCGGCCGTTGTACGAACCCGACGCCGACGGCGACTCGGTGGGGTTCTCGCGGACGTTCTCGCTGC from Halosegnis marinus carries:
- a CDS encoding FAD-dependent oxidoreductase is translated as MTDTDAAVVGGGATGVALARDLAERGVETTLVERDDLAAGASGAMHGLLHSGARYAVADPESARACIAENRVVRDVAPDCVADTGGLFVSLPADPDDYLDRLEAACADCGIETERLTGAEAREREPGLSPDTEAALAVPDATVDPVRLVAATALAAERAGAEIRTGTAVTDVLVEDGRAVGVELDGGERIGAEVVVNAAGAWGEQVAALAGVPLDMTPSRGAMTVVGDALVSGVVNRCRPKSSGDIVVPCGDACILGTTDVEVDDPDDFAVDDREVALLFEELTPAVPALADAAVDHTYWGVRPLYEPDADGDSVGFSRTFSLLDHAERDDRPGFVSVVGGKLTTHRAMAEAAADLVCDRLGVAADCVTADEPLPDADEATARYGLSDLLTGTRRASRR